The following are from one region of the Amylibacter sp. IMCC11727 genome:
- a CDS encoding carboxypeptidase M32: MTSNSAYAALSEHFRDVVALGQISGLLGWDQETIMPSGSAAQRSEWMSTLEKVSHAQRTDPRIADWLDAVNAENLTQAEAANVRLIRRQFERQSKVPSALATQIARVTSQAQGIWAKARENDDFSAFQGVLTEVLNLRREEAAALADGGNPYDALLEDYEPGMQESELAALLGGLREGLVELRAKAVESGTNIPTLSGQFSCDQQTMIAHELASAFGYDWSRGRLDFSVHPFSSGSFNDVRITTRVSEEDPFNCFYSTIHEVGHATYEQGIDQTMGLSMLGRGVSMGVHESQSRILENQLGRSRAFTGYLYRRMRDVFGDFGIDDAETFYRVVNKMNRGFIRTEADEVQYNLHVSLRFDLERQLIAGDLEVADLEEAWNARFLSDFGYPVDKPSNGVLQDVHWSVGLFGYFPTYSLGNIYAGELFDKMSVDVPNLQDDLGQGDTTQALAWLSENIHQHGSLYEPRETIKRAVGHAPTAAPLLAYLNAKFGEIYGL, from the coding sequence ATGACTTCAAATTCCGCTTATGCTGCCCTGTCTGAACATTTCCGTGATGTTGTTGCCCTTGGGCAGATTTCGGGGCTTTTGGGTTGGGATCAAGAAACGATCATGCCATCTGGGTCTGCGGCACAGCGATCCGAATGGATGAGCACGCTTGAAAAGGTCAGCCATGCACAGCGCACCGATCCGCGCATTGCGGATTGGCTGGATGCTGTAAACGCCGAAAACCTGACCCAAGCAGAGGCAGCAAACGTGCGCCTTATCCGCCGCCAATTTGAACGCCAATCCAAAGTGCCAAGCGCATTGGCCACACAAATTGCGCGTGTCACATCGCAAGCACAAGGAATTTGGGCAAAAGCACGGGAAAACGACGATTTTTCCGCCTTTCAGGGTGTGTTGACCGAAGTTTTGAACCTGCGTCGCGAAGAAGCAGCGGCCCTTGCAGACGGCGGCAATCCCTATGACGCGCTGCTGGAAGATTACGAACCTGGTATGCAAGAATCGGAACTGGCCGCGCTGCTTGGCGGATTGCGCGAGGGTTTGGTCGAACTCCGCGCCAAAGCGGTTGAAAGCGGCACAAACATTCCTACCCTATCAGGGCAGTTTTCCTGCGATCAGCAAACCATGATCGCACATGAACTGGCGAGCGCCTTTGGATACGATTGGTCTCGTGGGCGGCTCGATTTTTCTGTCCATCCGTTTTCATCTGGCAGCTTTAACGATGTGCGCATCACCACGCGTGTGTCCGAAGAAGACCCTTTCAATTGTTTCTATTCCACCATTCACGAGGTGGGCCATGCCACCTATGAACAAGGGATCGATCAGACCATGGGGTTGTCGATGCTAGGGCGGGGCGTTTCCATGGGTGTCCACGAAAGTCAGAGCCGCATTTTGGAAAACCAACTGGGCCGCAGCCGCGCGTTTACAGGGTATTTGTACCGCCGTATGCGCGATGTGTTTGGCGATTTCGGCATTGATGACGCCGAAACCTTTTACCGCGTTGTGAACAAAATGAACCGTGGCTTTATCCGCACCGAAGCGGATGAGGTACAGTACAACCTGCATGTGTCACTGCGGTTTGATCTGGAACGCCAGTTAATCGCGGGCGATTTGGAAGTGGCGGATTTGGAAGAGGCGTGGAATGCGCGGTTCCTGTCTGATTTTGGCTATCCCGTCGACAAACCGTCCAACGGTGTGTTGCAGGATGTGCATTGGTCCGTGGGCCTGTTCGGCTATTTCCCGACGTATTCCTTGGGCAATATCTATGCGGGCGAATTGTTCGACAAAATGTCTGTGGACGTGCCGAACCTGCAAGATGATTTGGGGCAGGGGGATACAACACAAGCCTTGGCGTGGCTGAGTGAAAACATCCATCAACACGGTAGTCTGTACGAACCGCGCGAAACCATAAAACGCGCCGTTGGTCACGCACCAACCGCAGCACCACTGTTGGCGTATTTGAACGCGAAGTTTGGGGAGATTTATGGACTTTAA
- a CDS encoding DUF1330 domain-containing protein, with protein MAVYTMAHIDVHDDEEYGKYAVLAGPAVEKFGGKFLARGGETVVREGKARARNVIIEWPDMETAQAFYDSPDYQAALAHGLPAAERDYLFVEGV; from the coding sequence ATGGCTGTATACACTATGGCGCACATTGATGTGCATGATGACGAAGAATACGGCAAATACGCTGTTCTGGCTGGCCCTGCGGTAGAGAAGTTTGGTGGCAAGTTTCTGGCCCGTGGCGGTGAAACCGTGGTGCGCGAAGGCAAAGCACGTGCGCGCAACGTGATCATCGAGTGGCCAGATATGGAAACGGCACAGGCGTTTTATGACAGCCCTGACTATCAAGCAGCGCTCGCCCATGGTTTGCCTGCGGCAGAGCGGGATTACCTGTTCGTGGAGGGCGTGTAA
- a CDS encoding YihY/virulence factor BrkB family protein — translation MDHPLITVPRDAFGAFLARGGDMQAGYIAYSMLLAIFPFLIFCVSLTGWAIGDERSAEAVGVLFEFAPTYLAEVLRPALEEVLAHDHGLFTLFIVLAIWAAMRAVEAINRAFDGIYGERDTGVWLLRKSKALIVVIVSAIGAVVLGLSILLAPSLIKLIEDFTQWDIPTNITLMRYAVGIVVFYVLMWLLHWFLPNNHAQGFPRWPGALFSTLTWLIMATGLSFYLAYSGSYSITYGALAGIVITMLFLYFSGAIILFGAELNAALARYRISQHGRS, via the coding sequence ATGGATCATCCGCTTATTACCGTTCCACGGGATGCGTTTGGCGCATTTTTGGCCCGTGGCGGTGATATGCAGGCAGGTTACATCGCTTATTCCATGCTTCTGGCGATTTTTCCGTTTCTGATCTTTTGTGTGTCCCTAACAGGCTGGGCCATTGGCGATGAACGCAGTGCCGAGGCGGTGGGCGTTTTGTTCGAATTTGCGCCCACTTATTTAGCCGAAGTGTTACGCCCCGCACTGGAAGAGGTATTAGCCCACGATCACGGCCTGTTCACGCTATTTATTGTATTGGCGATCTGGGCGGCCATGCGCGCAGTTGAGGCAATTAACCGCGCCTTTGACGGCATTTATGGTGAACGGGATACAGGGGTTTGGTTGTTGCGAAAATCCAAAGCCTTGATCGTGGTGATCGTGTCGGCCATCGGGGCTGTTGTGCTTGGGTTGTCGATCTTATTGGCGCCAAGTTTGATCAAACTGATCGAAGATTTTACACAGTGGGATATCCCCACAAACATCACCTTGATGCGATATGCCGTTGGAATTGTTGTGTTTTATGTTTTGATGTGGCTTCTACATTGGTTTTTACCAAACAACCATGCCCAAGGGTTTCCCCGTTGGCCAGGTGCGCTGTTTTCAACGCTGACATGGTTGATAATGGCCACAGGCTTATCGTTTTATCTGGCCTACTCTGGGTCCTATTCCATTACATATGGTGCGCTGGCAGGGATCGTTATCACGATGCTGTTTCTGTACTTTTCTGGTGCGATCATACTATTTGGAGCAGAGTTAAACGCCGCTTTGGCACGCTACAGGATTTCGCAGCATGGCAGGTCTTAA
- the argC gene encoding N-acetyl-gamma-glutamyl-phosphate reductase — protein sequence MTTSKNIAILGASGYTGAELVRLIATHPQMEIKALTADRKAGMAYGQVFPHLRYLDLPTLTTIAEVDFSEIDMVFCALPHATSQEVIGKLPRNVKIVDLSADFRLRDPDVYAKWYGGEHTQQDLQKEAVYGLTEYYRDQIRSARLVAGTGCNAMTGLMPVLPLLAAGVIEPDDIMIDLATGVSGAGRGAKEGMLHSEVSEGYRAYNVAAHRHLAEFDQEMSLIAGQPVEVTFTPHLLPQNRGILATVYVKGDADAIYGALKAKYDEEPFVYVLPFGEAPATQHVRGSNYCHLGVIPDRKPGRVMVFSTLDNLTKGSSGQAIQNANLMLGLPETMGLTMAPLFP from the coding sequence ATGACAACGTCTAAAAACATCGCAATTCTGGGGGCTTCTGGCTATACGGGCGCTGAATTGGTGCGCCTGATTGCCACCCACCCGCAAATGGAAATCAAAGCGCTTACGGCAGATCGTAAGGCGGGTATGGCGTATGGCCAAGTGTTCCCACACCTGCGGTATCTTGACTTGCCCACACTCACCACGATTGCCGAAGTGGATTTCAGCGAAATCGACATGGTGTTTTGCGCATTGCCCCACGCCACCAGCCAAGAGGTGATCGGCAAATTGCCCAGAAACGTGAAAATCGTGGACCTGTCCGCAGATTTCCGTCTGCGCGATCCTGATGTTTATGCAAAATGGTATGGCGGCGAACATACGCAACAAGACCTGCAAAAAGAGGCTGTTTATGGCCTGACCGAATACTACCGCGACCAGATTAGATCCGCGCGTTTGGTGGCGGGCACGGGCTGTAACGCCATGACGGGCCTCATGCCTGTGCTGCCTTTGTTGGCGGCAGGTGTGATCGAACCAGATGACATTATGATCGACCTTGCCACGGGCGTATCTGGGGCAGGGCGCGGTGCAAAGGAAGGCATGTTGCATTCCGAAGTGTCAGAAGGATACCGTGCTTATAACGTGGCAGCGCACCGTCATCTGGCCGAATTTGATCAGGAAATGAGCCTGATTGCAGGGCAACCCGTCGAAGTGACATTCACCCCGCATTTGTTACCGCAAAACCGAGGTATCCTTGCGACCGTTTACGTCAAAGGGGACGCGGATGCGATTTATGGGGCGCTCAAGGCGAAATATGATGAAGAGCCATTCGTTTATGTGCTGCCCTTTGGTGAAGCGCCCGCAACGCAACATGTTCGTGGATCGAACTATTGCCATTTAGGGGTTATCCCAGATCGCAAGCCCGGTCGTGTTATGGTGTTTTCCACGCTCGACAATCTGACCAAAGGATCATCAGGACAAGCCATTCAAAATGCCAATTTGATGCTTGGGCTGCCTGAAACCATGGGCCTGACAATGGCACCACTGTTCCCGTGA
- the ccmE gene encoding cytochrome c maturation protein CcmE: MAGLKKQRRIQLIGLGFACLAAAFIAIYFAAGDAFQYFYSPSDIVEKQPQDGKVIRIGGLVEVGSIEQSGATISFSVTDGGATLPVTFTGIVPDLFTEGQGMIATGALENGVFQADEILAKHDEEYMPKEVADALKKQGVFKPATE; encoded by the coding sequence ATGGCAGGTCTTAAAAAACAACGCCGCATTCAATTGATTGGCTTGGGCTTTGCCTGTTTGGCCGCAGCCTTCATCGCGATTTATTTTGCGGCAGGGGATGCGTTTCAATATTTTTACAGCCCAAGTGACATCGTGGAAAAGCAACCACAAGATGGCAAAGTCATACGCATCGGTGGATTGGTCGAAGTGGGTTCCATTGAGCAGTCTGGTGCAACAATTTCCTTTTCTGTCACGGACGGAGGCGCAACATTGCCCGTCACCTTCACAGGCATTGTGCCAGACCTGTTCACCGAAGGCCAAGGCATGATCGCAACCGGGGCGCTGGAAAATGGTGTGTTCCAAGCCGATGAAATCTTGGCAAAGCATGATGAAGAATACATGCCAAAAGAAGTGGCCGATGCGTTGAAAAAGCAAGGCGTGTTCAAACCCGCAACAGAGTAG
- the rplM gene encoding 50S ribosomal protein L13, whose amino-acid sequence MKTFSATPADIDKKWIIIDAEGVVLGRLASIVAMRLRGKHKASFTPSMDMGDNVIVINADKVQMTGKKRTDKIHYWHTGHPGGIKQRTAGQILEGKFPERLLTKAVQRMLPGGPLSRQQMTNLRVYAGAEHPHEAQNPEVLDVKAMNPKNTRSQS is encoded by the coding sequence ATGAAAACTTTCTCAGCTACTCCTGCTGACATCGACAAAAAATGGATCATCATCGACGCCGAAGGCGTGGTGTTGGGCCGTTTGGCATCGATCGTGGCAATGCGTCTGCGTGGTAAACACAAGGCGTCTTTCACGCCGTCCATGGATATGGGCGACAATGTTATCGTCATCAACGCCGATAAGGTGCAGATGACTGGTAAAAAACGCACAGACAAAATTCACTACTGGCACACTGGCCACCCAGGCGGGATCAAGCAGCGCACAGCTGGTCAGATCCTTGAGGGTAAATTCCCAGAGCGTCTGTTGACCAAAGCGGTTCAGCGCATGTTGCCAGGCGGGCCATTGTCCCGTCAGCAAATGACAAACCTGCGTGTATACGCTGGTGCAGAGCACCCGCATGAGGCGCAAAACCCTGAAGTTCTCGATGTAAAAGCGATGAACCCTAAAAACACGCGGAGCCAGTCATGA
- a CDS encoding holin family protein, whose translation MGVIRDIFGLGKAVKDVAEVFVVNKTENAEFEHLEHSAALEQFGEEFRRGRGTWFNNVIDGLNRLPRPILALGAVGLFVFAMYNPDGFSRRMAGLNTVPRELWWLLGAIVSFYFGARELHYVRTASQRKRPRILRNKRKAPPDDTDNPAITDWRNDGGER comes from the coding sequence ATGGGGGTGATCCGCGATATATTTGGGCTCGGCAAGGCGGTCAAAGATGTGGCCGAAGTGTTTGTTGTCAACAAAACCGAAAACGCCGAGTTTGAACATTTGGAACACTCCGCCGCGCTCGAACAATTTGGCGAAGAGTTTCGCAGAGGGCGCGGCACGTGGTTTAACAATGTGATCGACGGGCTCAATCGTTTGCCCCGTCCCATTTTGGCGCTTGGGGCAGTTGGGCTGTTTGTGTTTGCCATGTACAATCCCGACGGGTTTTCACGCCGTATGGCGGGCCTGAACACCGTACCGCGCGAATTATGGTGGCTGCTTGGGGCGATTGTGTCCTTCTATTTCGGGGCCCGAGAGTTGCATTACGTGCGCACGGCATCACAGCGAAAAAGACCACGAATACTGCGCAATAAACGTAAAGCGCCACCAGACGACACAGACAACCCTGCCATAACAGATTGGCGCAATGATGGGGGCGAGCGGTAA
- the ctaA gene encoding heme A synthase, which translates to MSNKRSIFEDVATDKPAETAPKGGLIDAGKTGARRAIAAWLLVLFALVAAMIIVGGLTRLTDSGLSITEWKPVTGAIPPMSEAVWQEEFAKYKEIPEYQIQNKGMSLSEFKVIYWWEWGHRQLGRIVGLVWALGFFYFLLRRQIPKGWTGRLVLVGALGGLQGAIGWWMVSSGLSGRMLDVASYRLATHLGLAFVILALLAWFAWQLQRSEMELFQARRGQEKRLVTLATMLLVLAFVQILSGALVAGIDAGRGYIDWPMMNGEFLPSESFDYEPFWSNFFENPALVQFNHRLLGYITLLVTLYLWYSSRSSAIVATRRAFVWVLAAVLAQMVLGIITVLNAAPWQWAILHQLGAIIVIVSVLHARFSALYPKAQTLR; encoded by the coding sequence ATGAGCAACAAACGCAGCATTTTCGAAGACGTCGCCACGGATAAACCTGCCGAAACAGCCCCGAAAGGCGGCTTGATTGATGCAGGAAAAACAGGCGCGCGACGCGCCATAGCGGCGTGGTTGCTGGTTTTGTTTGCGCTGGTCGCAGCGATGATTATCGTCGGTGGTTTGACCCGACTGACAGACAGTGGTTTGTCGATCACAGAGTGGAAACCAGTGACTGGCGCGATCCCCCCAATGAGCGAAGCCGTGTGGCAGGAAGAGTTCGCGAAATACAAAGAAATCCCAGAATATCAAATCCAAAACAAAGGCATGAGCCTGTCTGAATTCAAAGTCATCTATTGGTGGGAATGGGGGCATCGTCAATTAGGACGCATTGTTGGGCTGGTGTGGGCACTTGGCTTTTTCTATTTCCTGTTGCGCCGCCAAATCCCGAAGGGATGGACAGGGCGTTTGGTTCTGGTCGGGGCATTAGGTGGATTGCAAGGGGCCATTGGCTGGTGGATGGTATCCTCTGGTCTAAGCGGGCGCATGCTTGATGTGGCGTCTTATAGATTGGCAACTCACCTGGGATTGGCGTTTGTCATTCTGGCTTTACTGGCTTGGTTCGCATGGCAGTTACAGCGTTCAGAAATGGAGTTGTTTCAAGCGCGCCGCGGGCAGGAAAAACGTCTTGTGACATTGGCCACGATGTTGTTGGTGTTGGCCTTTGTGCAAATTCTTAGCGGAGCATTGGTGGCGGGTATTGATGCGGGTCGCGGCTATATTGATTGGCCGATGATGAATGGGGAATTCCTACCGTCTGAGAGTTTTGATTACGAGCCGTTCTGGTCAAACTTTTTCGAAAACCCCGCGTTGGTCCAGTTCAATCACAGACTACTTGGGTATATCACGCTCTTAGTGACGCTCTACCTGTGGTATTCATCGCGCAGCTCGGCTATTGTTGCCACACGGCGTGCATTCGTTTGGGTCTTGGCAGCTGTCTTGGCGCAAATGGTGTTGGGGATCATCACGGTTCTGAACGCAGCACCTTGGCAATGGGCGATCCTGCATCAACTCGGCGCCATTATTGTGATTGTCAGTGTTTTGCACGCCCGTTTTTCAGCGCTCTATCCAAAAGCGCAAACGCTTAGATAA
- the rpsI gene encoding 30S ribosomal protein S9, whose product MSDEIKSLDDLKDAVEASDMVVEAATEAAPVTREAVRDELGRSYATGKRKDAVARVWVKPGSGKIIVNGRDQEVYFARPVLRLILAQPFEVAGVVGEFDVMCTVKGGGLSGQAGAVKHGISKALQLYEPTLRAPLKAAGFLTRDARVVERKKYGKRKARRSFQFSKR is encoded by the coding sequence ATGAGCGACGAAATCAAATCCTTGGACGACTTGAAAGACGCTGTAGAAGCATCTGACATGGTTGTAGAAGCTGCAACAGAAGCAGCGCCTGTGACACGCGAAGCAGTTCGCGACGAATTGGGCCGCTCCTATGCAACTGGTAAACGTAAAGACGCGGTTGCCCGTGTTTGGGTTAAGCCTGGTTCAGGCAAGATCATTGTAAATGGTCGTGACCAAGAAGTTTACTTTGCACGTCCTGTACTGCGCCTGATCTTGGCACAGCCTTTCGAAGTTGCTGGCGTTGTTGGCGAATTCGACGTGATGTGTACAGTTAAAGGCGGTGGTCTTTCTGGCCAAGCGGGTGCGGTTAAGCACGGTATTTCTAAAGCGTTGCAGCTTTATGAACCAACTTTGCGTGCCCCATTGAAAGCCGCTGGCTTCCTGACACGTGATGCGCGTGTTGTAGAACGTAAGAAATACGGTAAGCGCAAAGCGCGTCGTAGCTTCCAGTTCTCCAAGCGTTAA
- a CDS encoding RNA methyltransferase, giving the protein MSGTDHAKAEDWSGPQPAIILVEPQMGENIGAAARAMWNFGLERMRIVNPRDGWPNQKAVTMSSGAARVIDNVQVKDTTAQAVEDLHYVFATTARGRDLTKPVVTPERAMEQARAMVAEGQKVGILFGPERSGLENHDIARANAIISVPVNPAFASLNLAQCVLLLAYEWRRHGADVMPEVLEMAGTRRAEAIEIQKLTEVLEARLDSVGFFWPDHKAESMITTLRNMISRLPLTEADVRVFHGIIKSLAEKHPKSR; this is encoded by the coding sequence ATGTCAGGGACGGATCACGCCAAGGCCGAAGACTGGAGCGGGCCACAGCCTGCGATCATTCTGGTCGAGCCGCAAATGGGCGAAAACATTGGTGCGGCGGCCCGCGCCATGTGGAATTTTGGTCTTGAGCGGATGCGTATCGTTAATCCACGTGATGGGTGGCCGAACCAAAAAGCGGTCACGATGTCCTCTGGGGCGGCCCGTGTGATTGATAACGTGCAGGTCAAAGACACTACGGCGCAGGCGGTTGAAGATCTGCATTATGTTTTTGCGACAACCGCGCGAGGGCGCGATCTGACCAAACCCGTTGTTACACCAGAACGTGCCATGGAACAGGCCCGTGCCATGGTGGCAGAGGGCCAAAAGGTTGGGATATTGTTTGGTCCCGAAAGATCTGGGCTTGAAAACCACGATATTGCCCGCGCAAATGCAATTATCTCTGTGCCGGTGAATCCAGCTTTTGCGAGCCTGAATCTTGCGCAATGTGTACTGCTGTTGGCTTATGAATGGCGCCGCCACGGGGCGGATGTGATGCCTGAAGTGTTGGAAATGGCTGGCACACGGCGGGCTGAAGCCATTGAAATTCAAAAACTTACCGAAGTGCTTGAGGCGCGGCTTGACAGTGTGGGGTTCTTTTGGCCCGACCATAAAGCCGAAAGCATGATCACGACCCTGCGCAACATGATTTCCCGCCTGCCATTGACAGAAGCAGACGTGCGCGTGTTCCACGGGATCATCAAATCCCTTGCCGAAAAGCACCCAAAATCACGCTAA
- a CDS encoding DUF1330 domain-containing protein produces the protein MAAYMIAQIEVTDLDGYMKYASQTVACAEKFGGEFLVKGGACEWIEGTGADRNVIIRFESMDAAKTFYNSDEYQAILPIALANSNRTAVLVEGV, from the coding sequence ATGGCCGCATATATGATTGCACAGATCGAGGTAACTGACCTTGATGGATACATGAAATACGCCAGCCAAACCGTTGCCTGCGCGGAGAAATTTGGTGGGGAGTTCCTTGTGAAAGGGGGCGCTTGCGAATGGATCGAAGGCACAGGCGCCGACCGTAATGTGATCATTCGATTTGAAAGCATGGATGCGGCAAAAACCTTTTACAATTCGGATGAATACCAGGCCATTTTGCCGATCGCTCTGGCCAATTCCAATCGCACCGCTGTTCTGGTTGAAGGCGTTTAA
- a CDS encoding enoyl-CoA hydratase — protein MTEDILIREDVGAVATLTMNTPKTLNALSEDMIDALQAQFDDLMTDHSTRVVILRGTGKAFCAGHNLKEMTAARQAEDGGKQYWLDLFAKCTKMMTSIPKLPQPVICQPHGLATAAGCQLVASCDMAVTDTETKFGVNGVNIGLFCSTPMVALSRNIPRKQAFEMLTTGNFITAAKAMELGLVNRVVDAAELEAETNELATLVASKLGAAVKVGKQAFYEQIQMPLLDAYAYTGEVMADNMTFRDTEEGIAAFLEKRPPEWTQD, from the coding sequence ATGACCGAAGACATCCTGATCCGCGAAGACGTGGGGGCCGTTGCCACCCTTACCATGAACACCCCAAAAACGTTGAACGCGCTGTCCGAAGACATGATCGACGCGCTGCAAGCCCAGTTCGATGATCTGATGACTGATCACAGCACTCGCGTTGTGATCTTGCGCGGCACTGGCAAAGCGTTTTGCGCGGGCCATAACCTCAAGGAAATGACCGCCGCGCGTCAGGCAGAAGATGGGGGCAAGCAATACTGGCTCGATCTGTTCGCCAAATGCACCAAGATGATGACCAGCATCCCGAAACTGCCCCAACCCGTGATCTGCCAGCCCCACGGCTTGGCCACCGCCGCTGGGTGTCAGTTGGTGGCCAGCTGCGATATGGCTGTGACGGATACAGAAACAAAATTTGGCGTAAACGGCGTGAATATCGGTTTGTTTTGTTCCACCCCAATGGTGGCTTTGTCACGCAACATCCCGCGCAAACAGGCATTTGAAATGCTCACCACAGGTAATTTCATCACAGCAGCAAAGGCGATGGAATTGGGTTTGGTGAACCGCGTGGTTGATGCGGCAGAATTAGAAGCGGAAACAAACGAACTCGCCACTCTTGTCGCATCAAAACTCGGCGCGGCCGTGAAGGTTGGCAAACAGGCGTTTTACGAACAAATCCAAATGCCCCTGCTTGATGCTTATGCCTATACGGGCGAAGTCATGGCCGACAATATGACCTTCCGCGACACCGAAGAAGGCATCGCAGCCTTTTTGGAAAAGCGTCCACCAGAGTGGACGCAGGACTGA
- a CDS encoding holin-associated N-acetylmuramidase, producing the protein MQTVDDIAREIVRREGGYVNDPDDPGGATKYGVTIHTMRRLGLDLTQDGQVDAHDVKALSENEAVEIFKTHYFNKPRIGELPAPLQASVFDMYVNAGGNAVKILQRTLAQFGHPVVVDGQLGPNSLKAVQDAFHSAPKHFVDAYGIARRNYYYALADRRPASRKYARSRSGGKGGWIKRAEEFISQKYHLTLAEHKKRCAKWG; encoded by the coding sequence ATGCAAACCGTTGATGACATTGCCCGCGAAATTGTTCGCCGTGAAGGGGGCTATGTAAACGACCCCGACGATCCAGGGGGGGCGACAAAATACGGCGTGACAATCCATACGATGCGCCGATTGGGGTTGGATTTGACTCAGGACGGGCAGGTGGATGCCCATGATGTCAAAGCGCTGAGTGAAAACGAAGCGGTGGAAATTTTTAAAACCCACTATTTCAACAAACCGCGTATTGGGGAGCTGCCAGCCCCCTTACAGGCCAGCGTATTTGACATGTACGTCAACGCAGGGGGCAATGCGGTGAAAATTTTGCAGCGCACCCTAGCGCAGTTTGGCCATCCTGTAGTTGTAGACGGGCAGTTGGGGCCAAATTCGTTGAAAGCGGTGCAAGACGCGTTTCACAGTGCTCCTAAACACTTTGTCGATGCTTATGGCATTGCACGGCGTAATTACTATTACGCGCTTGCAGATCGGCGTCCTGCCTCGCGAAAATATGCGCGATCACGATCTGGTGGCAAAGGCGGGTGGATCAAACGGGCCGAAGAGTTCATTTCCCAAAAATACCATCTGACATTGGCTGAACACAAAAAGAGGTGCGCAAAATGGGGGTGA
- a CDS encoding aspartate/glutamate racemase family protein produces the protein MPVGVFDSGLGGLTVFEAIRKRMPEQPLVYFGDNAIAPIGVRDADDIYNITTRACDRLFDEGCNLVILACNTASAVALKRMQENWVPQDKRVLGVFVPMIEAMTERNWGDQSPPREVAIKQVALFATPATVASRAFQRELSFRAVGVDVEAQPCGGLVDALEDNDLELAEALARSHVAALKRRMPNPQAAVLGCTHYPILEKVFQDALGPDVSVYSQGRLTAASLEDYLQRHPDMVGAAGETRCLTSGDPDVVGTAATRFIGRKLVFDSV, from the coding sequence ATGCCAGTTGGTGTGTTTGACAGCGGCCTTGGCGGCCTGACCGTGTTTGAAGCGATCCGTAAACGGATGCCAGAGCAGCCTTTGGTTTATTTCGGGGACAACGCGATTGCGCCCATTGGGGTGCGCGATGCGGATGACATTTACAATATCACCACGCGAGCCTGTGACCGGCTGTTTGATGAGGGCTGCAATCTGGTGATTTTGGCCTGTAACACTGCATCTGCGGTGGCGCTGAAACGGATGCAGGAAAACTGGGTTCCTCAAGATAAACGTGTTCTGGGCGTGTTTGTTCCGATGATCGAGGCCATGACAGAGCGCAATTGGGGCGATCAATCCCCACCACGCGAAGTGGCGATCAAACAAGTGGCCCTGTTTGCCACCCCCGCAACCGTTGCCAGCCGCGCATTTCAACGGGAGCTGTCCTTTCGCGCCGTCGGCGTGGACGTAGAGGCGCAGCCCTGCGGCGGCCTTGTAGATGCGCTGGAGGATAATGACTTGGAACTGGCTGAAGCCTTGGCGCGCTCCCATGTGGCGGCTCTAAAACGGCGGATGCCAAACCCACAAGCGGCGGTCCTTGGCTGTACGCACTATCCGATTTTGGAGAAGGTGTTCCAAGATGCGCTTGGCCCTGATGTGTCCGTCTATTCCCAAGGCCGCCTAACGGCCGCAAGTTTAGAAGATTACCTGCAACGCCATCCCGATATGGTGGGGGCAGCAGGCGAAACGCGATGCTTAACATCTGGGGACCCAGATGTGGTTGGCACCGCTGCCACGCGATTTATTGGCCGAAAACTGGTGTTTGACAGCGTATAA
- a CDS encoding PaaI family thioesterase, with product MALKMTIKDLDVFLKDVFPQVCDDFAIEELSEDEITVRLKVSEKHLRPGGTVSGPSMFGLADVCFYLIILANVGPKALTVTTNCSIDFMRKPAPKDLIAKARLLKLGKALAVGDVLLFSEGMEKPVAHANVTYSIPPKD from the coding sequence ATGGCGCTTAAAATGACAATCAAGGATCTGGATGTCTTCCTCAAAGACGTCTTTCCACAAGTCTGCGACGACTTCGCCATTGAAGAATTGTCAGAAGACGAAATCACTGTACGCCTGAAAGTAAGCGAAAAACACCTGCGGCCCGGCGGCACAGTATCGGGCCCGTCGATGTTTGGATTGGCGGATGTTTGTTTTTACTTGATCATTTTGGCCAATGTCGGGCCGAAGGCGCTGACGGTGACAACCAATTGTTCCATTGATTTCATGCGCAAACCTGCACCCAAAGATTTGATCGCTAAGGCACGGTTGCTTAAACTAGGCAAGGCGCTCGCGGTAGGGGATGTGCTGTTGTTTTCTGAAGGTATGGAAAAACCCGTGGCCCATGCAAATGTCACCTATTCGATCCCGCCTAAGGACTAA